The following are from one region of the Pygocentrus nattereri isolate fPygNat1 chromosome 20, fPygNat1.pri, whole genome shotgun sequence genome:
- the tor4ab gene encoding torsin family 4, member Ab isoform X1 has product MGGIGGGEKEGGSRHFSELLKMDRTDDEMEPCVKANRVGRESGLENVSSGSSSALPLQLKAMVRIRSKYLRRMRPEHGASPSSPEPTTATRPERSASPHRRKGRRRMSRVMFPSDRKKYLPKNRDRSRVKLFLFLFFIVVFLQVYNAIENLDDHVEKYDLDGLERALYREVFGQQETLETLMYHLNDYLSTYAHQRPLVLSMHGASGVGKSHLGRLLARHFRSVVGNDLVVQYFTLHHCPLQESPENCTSKLIRRVTKVVTQAEEEERIPLFVLDEVELMRPPLLDMLRTLMQPKQTNEFLNVVYVLLSSLGEEEITAYYLQNASASGAEQLLRQTLGKLHPLWEEPGVEIIPLTLLERSHVVQCFLEEMTDEGFYPDPANVERLAGELAYHRAGGKEYAKTGCKQVVAKVNLL; this is encoded by the exons ATGGGTG GAataggaggaggagaaaaggaagGAGGGAGCCGGCACTTTTCTGAGCTTTTGAAG atggacagaacGGACGATGAGATGGAACCTTGTGTGAAAGCAAACAGAGTTGGGCGAGAGAGTGGATTGGAGAATGTGTCCAGTGGCAGTTCCTCCGCCCTCCCTCTGCAGCTGAAGGCTATGGTCCGAATCCGGAGTAAGTATCTGCGCCGAATGCGTCCTGAACACGGCGCGAGTCCCTCCAGCCCAGAACCCACCACTGCCACCCGGCCAGAGCGTTCCGCAAGCCCCCACCGCCGCAAGGGCCGCAGGAGAATGTCTCGGGTGATGTTCCCCAGTGACAGGAAGAAGTACCTGCCAAAAAACAGAGACCGGAGTCGGGTCAagctcttcctctttctcttcttcattGTCGTCTTCCTGCAG GTTTACAACGCCATTGAGAATCTGGACGACCATGTGGAGAAGTATGACTTGGACGGTTTGGAGAGAGCACTGTACAGGGAGGTGTTTGGCCAGCAGGAGACGCTGGAGACGTTAATGTACCACCTGAATGACTACCTGTCCACCTATGCCCACCAGCGCCCCCTTGTGCTGTCCATGCATGGTGCATCAGGAGTGGGCAAAAGTCACCTGGGACGCCTGCTGGCACGACATTTTCGTTCTGTGGTGGGCAACGACCTCGTGGTGCAGTATTTCACCCTGCACCACTGCCCCCTACAGGAGAGTCCAGAAAACTGCACCTCGAAGCTCATCCGCCGCGTTACCAAAGTAGTGACCCAGGCCGAGGAGGAGGAGCGAATCCCACTCTTTGTCCTGGACGAGGTGGAGCTGATGAGACCGCCTTTGCTGGACATGCTGCGGACGCTAATGCAGCCTAAGCAGACCAATGAGTTTCTGAACGTCGTCTATGTCCTCCTCAGCTCCCTGGGAGAAGAagagatcacggcttactatTTGCAGAATGCCTCGGCCTCCGGGGCAGAACAGCTGCTCAGGCAAACCCTGGGGAAGCTCCACCCACTATGGGAGGAGCCAGGGGTGGAGATCATCCCGCTAACCCTGCTGGAGCGGAGTCATGTGGTACAGTGCTTCCTGGAGGAAATGACGGACGAAGGATTTTACCCTGACCCCGCCAACGTGGAGAGACTGGCGGGGGAACTGGCCTATCACAGGGCAGGAGGGAAAGAGTACGCAAAGACGGGCTGCAAACAGGTGGTGGCCAAAGTTAACCtactgtga
- the tor4ab gene encoding torsin family 4, member Ab isoform X3 gives MDRTDDEMEPCVKANRVGRESGLENVSSGSSSALPLQLKAMVRIRSKYLRRMRPEHGASPSSPEPTTATRPERSASPHRRKGRRRMSRVMFPSDRKKYLPKNRDRSRVKLFLFLFFIVVFLQVYNAIENLDDHVEKYDLDGLERALYREVFGQQETLETLMYHLNDYLSTYAHQRPLVLSMHGASGVGKSHLGRLLARHFRSVVGNDLVVQYFTLHHCPLQESPENCTSKLIRRVTKVVTQAEEEERIPLFVLDEVELMRPPLLDMLRTLMQPKQTNEFLNVVYVLLSSLGEEEITAYYLQNASASGAEQLLRQTLGKLHPLWEEPGVEIIPLTLLERSHVVQCFLEEMTDEGFYPDPANVERLAGELAYHRAGGKEYAKTGCKQVVAKVNLL, from the exons atggacagaacGGACGATGAGATGGAACCTTGTGTGAAAGCAAACAGAGTTGGGCGAGAGAGTGGATTGGAGAATGTGTCCAGTGGCAGTTCCTCCGCCCTCCCTCTGCAGCTGAAGGCTATGGTCCGAATCCGGAGTAAGTATCTGCGCCGAATGCGTCCTGAACACGGCGCGAGTCCCTCCAGCCCAGAACCCACCACTGCCACCCGGCCAGAGCGTTCCGCAAGCCCCCACCGCCGCAAGGGCCGCAGGAGAATGTCTCGGGTGATGTTCCCCAGTGACAGGAAGAAGTACCTGCCAAAAAACAGAGACCGGAGTCGGGTCAagctcttcctctttctcttcttcattGTCGTCTTCCTGCAG GTTTACAACGCCATTGAGAATCTGGACGACCATGTGGAGAAGTATGACTTGGACGGTTTGGAGAGAGCACTGTACAGGGAGGTGTTTGGCCAGCAGGAGACGCTGGAGACGTTAATGTACCACCTGAATGACTACCTGTCCACCTATGCCCACCAGCGCCCCCTTGTGCTGTCCATGCATGGTGCATCAGGAGTGGGCAAAAGTCACCTGGGACGCCTGCTGGCACGACATTTTCGTTCTGTGGTGGGCAACGACCTCGTGGTGCAGTATTTCACCCTGCACCACTGCCCCCTACAGGAGAGTCCAGAAAACTGCACCTCGAAGCTCATCCGCCGCGTTACCAAAGTAGTGACCCAGGCCGAGGAGGAGGAGCGAATCCCACTCTTTGTCCTGGACGAGGTGGAGCTGATGAGACCGCCTTTGCTGGACATGCTGCGGACGCTAATGCAGCCTAAGCAGACCAATGAGTTTCTGAACGTCGTCTATGTCCTCCTCAGCTCCCTGGGAGAAGAagagatcacggcttactatTTGCAGAATGCCTCGGCCTCCGGGGCAGAACAGCTGCTCAGGCAAACCCTGGGGAAGCTCCACCCACTATGGGAGGAGCCAGGGGTGGAGATCATCCCGCTAACCCTGCTGGAGCGGAGTCATGTGGTACAGTGCTTCCTGGAGGAAATGACGGACGAAGGATTTTACCCTGACCCCGCCAACGTGGAGAGACTGGCGGGGGAACTGGCCTATCACAGGGCAGGAGGGAAAGAGTACGCAAAGACGGGCTGCAAACAGGTGGTGGCCAAAGTTAACCtactgtga
- the tor4ab gene encoding torsin family 4, member Ab isoform X2, translated as MELLRQQMDRTDDEMEPCVKANRVGRESGLENVSSGSSSALPLQLKAMVRIRSKYLRRMRPEHGASPSSPEPTTATRPERSASPHRRKGRRRMSRVMFPSDRKKYLPKNRDRSRVKLFLFLFFIVVFLQVYNAIENLDDHVEKYDLDGLERALYREVFGQQETLETLMYHLNDYLSTYAHQRPLVLSMHGASGVGKSHLGRLLARHFRSVVGNDLVVQYFTLHHCPLQESPENCTSKLIRRVTKVVTQAEEEERIPLFVLDEVELMRPPLLDMLRTLMQPKQTNEFLNVVYVLLSSLGEEEITAYYLQNASASGAEQLLRQTLGKLHPLWEEPGVEIIPLTLLERSHVVQCFLEEMTDEGFYPDPANVERLAGELAYHRAGGKEYAKTGCKQVVAKVNLL; from the exons ATGGAGCTTCTCCGCCAGCAG atggacagaacGGACGATGAGATGGAACCTTGTGTGAAAGCAAACAGAGTTGGGCGAGAGAGTGGATTGGAGAATGTGTCCAGTGGCAGTTCCTCCGCCCTCCCTCTGCAGCTGAAGGCTATGGTCCGAATCCGGAGTAAGTATCTGCGCCGAATGCGTCCTGAACACGGCGCGAGTCCCTCCAGCCCAGAACCCACCACTGCCACCCGGCCAGAGCGTTCCGCAAGCCCCCACCGCCGCAAGGGCCGCAGGAGAATGTCTCGGGTGATGTTCCCCAGTGACAGGAAGAAGTACCTGCCAAAAAACAGAGACCGGAGTCGGGTCAagctcttcctctttctcttcttcattGTCGTCTTCCTGCAG GTTTACAACGCCATTGAGAATCTGGACGACCATGTGGAGAAGTATGACTTGGACGGTTTGGAGAGAGCACTGTACAGGGAGGTGTTTGGCCAGCAGGAGACGCTGGAGACGTTAATGTACCACCTGAATGACTACCTGTCCACCTATGCCCACCAGCGCCCCCTTGTGCTGTCCATGCATGGTGCATCAGGAGTGGGCAAAAGTCACCTGGGACGCCTGCTGGCACGACATTTTCGTTCTGTGGTGGGCAACGACCTCGTGGTGCAGTATTTCACCCTGCACCACTGCCCCCTACAGGAGAGTCCAGAAAACTGCACCTCGAAGCTCATCCGCCGCGTTACCAAAGTAGTGACCCAGGCCGAGGAGGAGGAGCGAATCCCACTCTTTGTCCTGGACGAGGTGGAGCTGATGAGACCGCCTTTGCTGGACATGCTGCGGACGCTAATGCAGCCTAAGCAGACCAATGAGTTTCTGAACGTCGTCTATGTCCTCCTCAGCTCCCTGGGAGAAGAagagatcacggcttactatTTGCAGAATGCCTCGGCCTCCGGGGCAGAACAGCTGCTCAGGCAAACCCTGGGGAAGCTCCACCCACTATGGGAGGAGCCAGGGGTGGAGATCATCCCGCTAACCCTGCTGGAGCGGAGTCATGTGGTACAGTGCTTCCTGGAGGAAATGACGGACGAAGGATTTTACCCTGACCCCGCCAACGTGGAGAGACTGGCGGGGGAACTGGCCTATCACAGGGCAGGAGGGAAAGAGTACGCAAAGACGGGCTGCAAACAGGTGGTGGCCAAAGTTAACCtactgtga